A window of Cellulomonas fimi contains these coding sequences:
- a CDS encoding serine/threonine-protein kinase, which yields MTARREASAPPRLPGYEFLRVLGLGGFADVFLYQQELPRREVAVKVLLAGSLDDEVRTRFQSEANLMAQLSHHPSIVTIYQAAIAADGRPYLVMEYCSRPGLAERYRHERISVAESLRIGVRLASAIETAHRAGILHRDIKPANVLTTDFGWPALTDFGIAATTGHGAGATVGMSIPWSPPELLGEHPTGDQRSDVYSLGATVYSLLAGRTPFEIPGGQNSAQQLVARIERSPLPPTGRDDVPVGLQHVLERAMAKDPDRRFTSAAAMGRALQAVESGLRLPVTPLDLPDGDEPAEPPLVLPSAEPEDATRVRSVVTLDPHGGRAAPVTPVAPDADEPTRLSGVHVLRPDDAAPRPSAFVVPDEPARGTEEERPTASRRTRVLAGAAAAVVLLGTVSVVAYANLTGEPPPRTSPSQDDLTGDAPQVTGQVVPAPHSLKGVAQADGSVVFTWVNPLPAEGDRYLWAVRTATGEPTPQLADAPTVTVPADQAPGGQVCIEVSIVRADRSSSTQPAQGCTS from the coding sequence GTGACCGCACGCCGCGAAGCCTCCGCCCCGCCGCGACTGCCCGGCTACGAGTTCCTCAGGGTCCTCGGGCTGGGCGGTTTCGCGGACGTGTTCCTGTACCAGCAGGAGCTCCCGCGACGTGAGGTCGCGGTCAAGGTGCTGCTCGCGGGCAGCCTCGACGACGAGGTCCGGACCCGGTTCCAGTCCGAGGCCAACCTCATGGCCCAGCTGTCGCACCACCCGTCGATCGTCACGATCTACCAGGCAGCCATCGCCGCCGACGGCCGCCCGTACCTCGTCATGGAGTACTGCTCGCGACCCGGCCTCGCCGAGCGGTACCGGCACGAGCGGATCTCCGTGGCCGAGTCGCTGCGGATCGGCGTCCGCCTCGCGTCGGCCATCGAGACCGCGCACCGCGCGGGCATCCTGCACCGCGACATCAAGCCCGCGAACGTCCTGACGACGGACTTCGGCTGGCCCGCGCTCACCGACTTCGGCATCGCCGCGACGACCGGCCACGGCGCCGGCGCGACGGTCGGCATGTCGATCCCGTGGTCGCCGCCCGAGCTGCTCGGCGAGCACCCGACGGGCGACCAGCGCTCCGACGTGTACTCGCTCGGCGCGACGGTGTACTCGCTGCTCGCGGGCCGGACCCCGTTCGAGATCCCCGGCGGGCAGAACAGCGCGCAGCAGCTCGTCGCGCGCATCGAGCGGTCGCCGCTGCCGCCGACGGGCCGCGACGACGTGCCCGTCGGCCTGCAGCACGTGCTCGAGCGCGCGATGGCGAAGGACCCGGACCGCCGGTTCACGTCCGCGGCCGCGATGGGCCGCGCGCTCCAGGCGGTCGAGTCCGGGCTGCGGCTGCCCGTCACGCCGCTCGACCTGCCCGACGGCGACGAGCCCGCGGAGCCGCCGCTCGTCCTGCCCTCGGCCGAGCCCGAGGACGCGACGCGCGTCCGGTCGGTCGTGACGCTCGACCCGCACGGCGGTCGTGCCGCGCCGGTCACCCCGGTCGCGCCCGACGCCGACGAGCCGACGCGGCTCAGCGGCGTCCACGTCCTGCGCCCGGACGACGCCGCCCCGCGCCCGTCCGCGTTCGTCGTGCCCGACGAGCCCGCGCGCGGGACCGAGGAGGAGCGTCCGACCGCGTCCCGGCGCACGCGCGTGCTGGCGGGCGCCGCGGCCGCCGTCGTGCTGCTCGGCACGGTGTCCGTCGTCGCGTACGCGAACCTCACGGGCGAGCCGCCCCCGCGCACCAGCCCGTCGCAGGACGACCTGACCGGCGACGCCCCTCAGGTGACCGGTCAGGTCGTGCCCGCGCCGCACTCGCTCAAGGGTGTCGCGCAGGCCGACGGCTCCGTGGTGTTCACGTGGGTCAACCCGCTGCCCGCGGAGGGCGACCGCTACCTGTGGGCGGTCCGCACGGCGACGGGCGAGCCGACGCCGCAGCTCGCGGACGCGCCGACCGTGACCGTCCCCGCCGACCAGGCACCGGGCGGGCAGGTCTGCATCGAGGTGTCGATCGTGCGTGCCGACCGGTCGTCGTCGACGCAGCCCGCGCAGGGGTGCACGTCGTGA
- a CDS encoding Ig-like domain-containing protein, which yields MSWQTVRSRATKTMAVVTLPALVAVLALVDQGFPLARVDLNDGGVWLTNTSQLKLGRFNAQVEELDAGVVTSGSTFDVQQDGGDVLLLEPSGFSVVDPASVTQTTAVAAPGADVSMAAGTVAVASGGDAWVRPVDQLDRLNVPQDPADVEVGEGGTVVVARTGVALAVAEDGTVTRVDLSTVPGTTPAGTLRGEGEVDAVTAVGDEPVVLSGSTVRTLHGTVELDGEDLALQQPGPQSSRVLVSSRDALLEVPLDGGDVVEHPTTGEGRPARPVQVGSCAHAAWATPLGSYLELCDGAKPQVRDLEDMSAQDVLVFRVNHGIVVLNDTLRGRVWMPTQDTDLRTPDWQDVVPEEEPEESEDESQTPQTTQELVTECSDSSASPVAADDEFGVRPGRTTILPVVDNDSSSDCGILVISSVDPLPPEFGTVEPIFGGRSLQVAVAPDASGTAEFTYTVDDGRGTSSPTTARVRLTARDGSLDDPPVQLRTGSLRVEAGGEAEHQVLADFRDPDGDDLVLVGATADPASGTVRFRQDGSLTFRADGGRLGRTPVTVLVSDGNHTVEGTLEVDVRPAGSLAPQIDPVHAVTYVGQPVTLRPLDAVRSSSQEAPRLASVDQVVGATVEADLTAGTFTFSAPRAQTYYVPFVVTAAPQQATGLARVDVLEWPEQARPPVAVRDVAYLPAGGEVTVDPLENDSDPAGGVLVLQDVEVPAGYGLHAAVLEHRYVQITADRTLTEPVSMRYVVSNGGEQAVGEIVVRPVAATGTSQPPVVRNVEASVRTGGVVTIPVLDTAYDPDGDRLTVQPTFAEPLGDGEGLLFVSGDVLRYQAPSSPMTARATFVVRDETGNETAATLTVRVHASDAATKAPPRPRDLEARVFAGDKVRIDVPLVGIDDDGDGVTLLGFAKPPERGRIVEVGADYLVYEAAQDDLGTVTFSYAVEDWTGQRAVADIRVGIAKRPTTAATVVARDDAVTVAPGRTVEVRVLANDVDSSGGDLRLSDELVTSPADVAAEVEGRRIIVRAPERDGILQISYTATNTRGGSDTAVLTVTVTRDAPVLAPIAADVVVPPADTFELTEVAVNVLTLAQNPSGPLSDLEVSVPRSVADVARVADDGRVVVTLVDHAQTLPYRLTNTTDPTGQAASWAFITVPALGFFPPTLRRGAPDLRVASGELLEISLDEQIKVAPGRTAQVADPLGVTATRSDGSGLVKDETTLQFRSAPGYAGPASVTLVVTDATGAGDSSAHTAPITLLIDVYAVDDHPPTFTPSMIDVAPGEAASVVDLRAFTTGPSGQAGTAEKYSYQLTGASPVGFTATVESGILYVAAARDTPKGKTAQLPIRIGYGRSGALDQTVDVRVVASKRPFAAVVDRTIPDGKEGEERRVDVLDGAYNPFPGEPLTVVGARVEAGQGTVAVGEGSVALRPAQGFIGQMVAVVRVRDATGDPDREVEGRVVLVVRGRPAVPVAPRVGEVRDRTVVLSWDAPDNRGAAIEEYRVVASPGGITRSCTSTTCTLDNLTNDVEYTFTVAARNAVGWSDPSAPSAPARPDAVPDAPAAPTLEFGDGSVTARWTPPASHGSPVSSYTVQISPSPQSGPASVSTSSTSFTFAGLRNGTAYTVQVRAHNRAPEPGPWSPWSTPMVPARVPDAPVVQALPTDTRAGSVLDISWTAPADNGDTVAAYEVTVKGPNGVSAEVPAGQLRWTFDKATTGHPYEVSVRARNKAGWGAAGSTTASTFGLPKAPASLTATSLAGQGAVHLAWSRADGNGAQITEYVVMVDGSERSVGSAEQWVAEGLSVGEHSFQVRAVNQAGSSGWSPGATARATTPPGQPSVSAAAVSATAAGGRPTQLTINWSAVSANGGSELEYQYTIEADGGRKSGTVTSTSETIDVSGWNWRWQGSRVTVAVVAVTRIDGRSFAGTPGQSTTIVTWGAVPGKVGGLTLTPNDVDAPTQLTAAWSAPDSGGLSVTYQVCWFVDGNPVGCDDESGTTRTRRMRDLGNPPKAAVVAVEVTARNEKGAGPTSNRVEYTVP from the coding sequence GTGAGCTGGCAGACCGTCCGCAGCCGCGCGACCAAGACGATGGCCGTGGTCACGCTGCCCGCGCTCGTCGCGGTGCTCGCGCTCGTCGACCAGGGCTTCCCGCTCGCGCGCGTCGACCTCAACGACGGCGGCGTGTGGCTGACCAACACGAGCCAGCTCAAGCTCGGCCGGTTCAACGCCCAGGTCGAGGAGCTCGACGCGGGCGTCGTCACCAGCGGCAGCACGTTCGACGTCCAGCAGGACGGCGGCGACGTGCTGCTGCTCGAGCCCTCCGGTTTCTCGGTCGTCGACCCCGCGTCGGTCACGCAGACGACCGCGGTGGCCGCCCCCGGTGCCGACGTGTCGATGGCCGCCGGCACGGTCGCCGTCGCGTCCGGCGGCGACGCGTGGGTGCGTCCCGTCGACCAGCTCGACCGGCTCAACGTCCCGCAGGACCCGGCCGACGTGGAGGTGGGCGAGGGCGGCACGGTCGTCGTGGCGCGCACCGGTGTCGCGCTGGCGGTCGCCGAGGACGGCACCGTCACGCGCGTCGACCTGTCGACGGTCCCCGGCACGACCCCGGCGGGCACGCTGCGCGGCGAGGGCGAGGTCGACGCCGTGACCGCCGTCGGGGACGAGCCCGTCGTCCTGTCGGGGAGCACGGTGCGCACGCTGCACGGGACGGTCGAGCTCGACGGCGAGGACCTCGCGCTGCAGCAGCCCGGCCCGCAGTCGTCGCGCGTGCTGGTGTCCAGCCGCGACGCGCTGCTCGAGGTGCCGCTGGACGGCGGGGACGTCGTCGAGCACCCCACGACGGGCGAGGGCCGGCCGGCCCGGCCGGTCCAGGTCGGGTCGTGTGCGCACGCCGCGTGGGCGACGCCGCTCGGCTCGTACCTCGAGCTCTGCGACGGCGCGAAGCCGCAGGTCCGGGACCTGGAGGACATGTCCGCGCAGGACGTGCTCGTGTTCCGCGTCAACCACGGCATCGTCGTGCTCAACGACACGCTGCGGGGCCGCGTCTGGATGCCTACCCAGGACACCGACCTGCGGACGCCGGACTGGCAGGACGTCGTGCCCGAGGAGGAGCCCGAGGAGTCCGAGGACGAGTCGCAGACCCCGCAGACCACGCAGGAGCTCGTGACCGAGTGCAGCGACTCGTCGGCGTCGCCGGTCGCCGCGGACGACGAGTTCGGCGTGCGACCCGGGCGCACGACGATCCTGCCGGTCGTCGACAACGACTCGTCGTCGGACTGCGGGATCCTCGTCATCTCGTCGGTCGACCCGCTGCCGCCCGAGTTCGGCACGGTCGAGCCGATCTTCGGCGGCCGGTCGCTGCAGGTCGCGGTCGCGCCGGACGCGTCGGGCACCGCCGAGTTCACCTACACCGTCGACGACGGGCGGGGCACGTCGTCGCCCACGACCGCGCGCGTGCGGCTCACCGCGCGCGACGGCTCGCTCGACGACCCGCCGGTGCAGCTGCGGACCGGCTCGCTGCGCGTCGAGGCGGGCGGTGAGGCCGAGCACCAGGTGCTCGCCGACTTCCGCGACCCCGACGGCGACGACCTCGTCCTCGTCGGTGCGACCGCGGACCCGGCGTCGGGCACGGTCCGGTTCCGGCAGGACGGCTCGCTCACGTTCCGGGCCGACGGCGGGCGGCTGGGCCGCACCCCCGTGACGGTGCTGGTGTCGGACGGGAACCACACCGTCGAGGGCACGCTCGAGGTCGACGTGCGGCCCGCCGGGTCGCTCGCGCCGCAGATCGACCCCGTGCACGCCGTGACGTACGTCGGGCAGCCCGTGACGCTGCGGCCGCTCGACGCGGTGCGCAGCTCGTCGCAGGAGGCGCCCCGCCTGGCGAGCGTCGACCAGGTGGTCGGCGCGACCGTCGAGGCCGACCTCACCGCGGGCACGTTCACGTTCTCCGCGCCGCGGGCGCAGACCTACTACGTGCCGTTCGTCGTCACGGCCGCCCCCCAGCAGGCGACCGGGCTCGCCCGCGTCGACGTCCTGGAGTGGCCCGAGCAGGCGCGTCCCCCGGTCGCGGTGCGCGACGTCGCGTACCTGCCCGCGGGCGGCGAGGTGACGGTCGACCCGCTCGAGAACGACTCCGACCCCGCCGGCGGCGTGCTCGTGCTGCAGGACGTCGAGGTGCCCGCGGGGTACGGCCTGCACGCGGCCGTGCTGGAGCACCGGTACGTCCAGATCACCGCGGACCGCACGCTCACCGAGCCGGTGTCGATGCGGTACGTGGTGTCGAACGGCGGCGAGCAGGCCGTCGGCGAGATCGTCGTGCGGCCCGTGGCGGCGACGGGGACGTCGCAGCCACCCGTCGTGCGCAACGTCGAGGCGTCCGTGCGCACCGGGGGTGTGGTGACGATCCCGGTGCTGGACACCGCGTACGACCCCGACGGCGACCGCCTCACGGTCCAGCCGACGTTCGCCGAGCCGCTCGGCGACGGCGAGGGGCTGCTGTTCGTGTCGGGCGACGTCTTGCGGTACCAGGCGCCGTCGTCCCCGATGACGGCGCGCGCGACGTTCGTGGTCCGCGACGAGACGGGCAACGAGACCGCGGCGACGCTCACCGTGCGGGTGCACGCGTCGGACGCCGCCACCAAGGCGCCGCCGCGGCCCCGCGACCTCGAGGCCCGCGTCTTCGCGGGCGACAAGGTCCGCATCGACGTCCCGCTCGTCGGGATCGACGACGACGGCGACGGCGTGACGCTGCTCGGCTTCGCCAAGCCGCCGGAGCGCGGGCGCATCGTCGAGGTCGGCGCGGACTACCTGGTCTACGAGGCCGCGCAGGACGATCTCGGCACGGTGACGTTCAGCTACGCCGTCGAGGACTGGACCGGTCAGCGCGCGGTCGCCGACATCCGCGTCGGCATCGCGAAGCGCCCCACGACCGCGGCCACCGTCGTCGCGCGCGACGACGCCGTGACGGTCGCGCCGGGCCGGACGGTCGAGGTGCGCGTGCTCGCGAACGACGTCGACTCCAGCGGCGGCGACCTGCGGCTGTCGGACGAGCTCGTGACGTCGCCCGCCGACGTCGCCGCCGAGGTCGAGGGGCGGCGCATCATCGTGCGCGCGCCCGAGCGCGACGGGATCCTGCAGATCTCGTACACCGCGACCAACACGCGCGGCGGCAGCGACACCGCCGTGCTCACCGTGACCGTCACGCGCGACGCACCCGTGCTCGCCCCGATCGCCGCGGACGTCGTGGTCCCGCCCGCCGACACGTTCGAGCTGACCGAGGTCGCCGTCAACGTCCTGACCCTCGCGCAGAACCCGAGCGGGCCGCTCAGCGACCTCGAGGTCTCCGTGCCGCGGTCCGTCGCCGACGTCGCGCGCGTCGCCGACGACGGTCGCGTGGTCGTCACCCTCGTCGACCACGCGCAGACGCTCCCGTACCGGCTGACCAACACGACCGACCCCACCGGCCAGGCGGCGTCGTGGGCGTTCATCACCGTGCCGGCCCTCGGGTTCTTCCCGCCGACCCTGCGGCGCGGCGCGCCCGACCTGCGGGTCGCGTCGGGCGAGCTCCTGGAGATCTCCCTCGACGAGCAGATCAAGGTCGCCCCCGGGCGCACCGCTCAGGTCGCCGACCCGCTGGGCGTCACCGCGACCAGGTCCGACGGCAGCGGGCTGGTCAAGGACGAGACGACGCTGCAGTTCCGGTCCGCGCCCGGCTACGCCGGCCCCGCGTCGGTCACGCTCGTCGTCACCGACGCGACGGGTGCGGGCGACTCGTCCGCGCACACCGCGCCGATCACCCTGCTGATCGACGTGTACGCGGTCGACGACCACCCGCCCACGTTCACCCCCTCGATGATCGACGTCGCGCCCGGCGAGGCCGCGTCCGTCGTCGACCTGCGGGCGTTCACGACCGGGCCGTCCGGGCAGGCGGGCACCGCGGAGAAGTACAGCTACCAGCTCACGGGCGCGAGCCCGGTCGGGTTCACCGCGACGGTCGAGAGCGGCATCCTCTACGTCGCCGCGGCCCGCGACACCCCGAAGGGCAAGACCGCGCAGCTGCCGATCCGCATCGGCTACGGCCGGTCGGGCGCGCTCGACCAGACGGTCGACGTGCGCGTGGTCGCGAGCAAGCGTCCGTTCGCGGCGGTGGTCGACCGCACGATCCCCGACGGCAAGGAGGGCGAGGAGCGCCGCGTCGACGTGCTCGACGGCGCGTACAACCCGTTCCCCGGCGAGCCGCTCACTGTGGTCGGCGCGCGCGTCGAGGCGGGCCAGGGGACCGTCGCCGTCGGCGAGGGGTCCGTCGCGCTGCGCCCCGCACAGGGCTTCATCGGCCAGATGGTCGCCGTGGTGCGCGTGCGCGACGCGACCGGTGACCCGGACCGGGAGGTCGAGGGTCGGGTCGTGCTCGTCGTGCGCGGCCGGCCGGCCGTGCCCGTCGCGCCGCGCGTCGGCGAGGTGCGGGACCGGACGGTCGTGCTGTCGTGGGACGCCCCCGACAACCGTGGCGCCGCGATCGAGGAGTACCGCGTCGTCGCCTCCCCGGGCGGGATCACGCGGTCGTGCACGAGCACCACGTGCACGCTCGACAACCTGACGAACGACGTCGAGTACACGTTCACGGTCGCGGCCCGCAACGCCGTCGGCTGGTCCGACCCGAGCGCGCCGTCGGCGCCCGCGCGCCCCGACGCCGTGCCCGACGCGCCGGCCGCGCCGACGCTCGAGTTCGGCGACGGTTCCGTGACGGCCCGGTGGACGCCGCCCGCGTCGCACGGATCACCCGTGTCGAGCTACACCGTGCAGATCTCGCCGTCCCCGCAGAGCGGGCCCGCGAGCGTCTCGACGAGCTCGACGAGCTTCACGTTCGCCGGTCTGCGGAACGGCACCGCGTACACGGTCCAGGTCCGGGCGCACAACCGCGCGCCCGAGCCGGGCCCGTGGTCCCCGTGGTCGACGCCGATGGTGCCCGCGCGCGTCCCGGACGCACCGGTCGTGCAGGCGTTGCCGACGGATACGCGAGCGGGAAGCGTTCTGGACATCTCGTGGACCGCCCCAGCAGACAACGGGGATACGGTCGCGGCCTATGAGGTCACGGTGAAGGGGCCAAACGGCGTGAGCGCGGAGGTCCCCGCTGGGCAACTCCGCTGGACGTTCGACAAGGCGACTACCGGCCATCCATACGAGGTTTCGGTAAGGGCGCGCAACAAGGCCGGATGGGGCGCCGCGGGGTCCACCACTGCCTCCACCTTTGGTCTTCCGAAGGCCCCGGCGTCACTAACCGCGACGTCTCTCGCTGGGCAGGGTGCAGTCCATCTCGCGTGGTCCAGGGCGGACGGCAACGGCGCTCAGATCACCGAGTACGTCGTGATGGTGGATGGCTCCGAGCGCTCGGTCGGAAGTGCCGAGCAGTGGGTCGCCGAAGGGTTGTCGGTCGGAGAGCACTCCTTCCAGGTGCGGGCCGTCAACCAGGCCGGGTCGAGCGGCTGGAGTCCTGGAGCGACGGCGAGAGCAACGACTCCGCCCGGCCAGCCATCCGTGTCCGCGGCTGCGGTCAGCGCGACCGCGGCAGGTGGGCGACCGACGCAACTCACGATCAATTGGAGCGCTGTCTCGGCCAACGGCGGCAGCGAACTTGAGTACCAGTACACGATCGAGGCAGACGGCGGACGTAAGTCCGGAACGGTCACGTCGACAAGCGAGACGATTGACGTCTCCGGGTGGAACTGGCGCTGGCAAGGGAGCCGCGTGACCGTGGCGGTCGTTGCAGTCACGAGGATCGACGGTCGTTCGTTCGCCGGTACGCCGGGTCAGAGCACCACGATCGTCACCTGGGGCGCGGTCCCCGGCAAGGTCGGCGGACTCACGCTCACCCCGAACGACGTCGACGCGCCCACCCAGCTCACCGCGGCGTGGTCGGCGCCCGACTCGGGCGGCCTGTCGGTGACGTACCAGGTCTGCTGGTTCGTCGACGGCAACCCGGTCGGGTGCGACGACGAGAGCGGCACGACCCGCACCCGGCGGATGCGTGACCTCGGCAACCCGCCGAAGGCGGCCGTCGTGGCCGTCGAGGTCACCGCCCGCAACGAGAAGGGCGCCGGCCCGACGTCCAACCGCGTCGAGTACACGGTCCCCTGA
- a CDS encoding AAA family ATPase — MTPEQSAWFAETFDTLVSNVGQALLGKDRTIRLALTAMLAEGHLLLEDAPGTGKTSLAKALAATVQGTHHRIQFTPDLLPSDVTGVTIYDQGTHKFEFHQGPVFASVVLADEINRASPKTQAALLEVMEEGHVTVDGVTHSVGRPFMVIATQNPIEQAGTYRLPEAQLDRFLIKTSLGYPDRASTIEILAGARDRTTNLAPRITTQAVGTMADLARTVHIDDAVLDYVARLTEATRADAQTALGASVRGGLALVRCAKVWAAAAGREYVLPDDVKDLAQPVLTHRLVLDTEAEFAGVRADDVLERILETTAPPVLRAV, encoded by the coding sequence ATGACCCCCGAGCAGAGCGCCTGGTTCGCCGAGACGTTCGACACGCTCGTGTCCAACGTCGGGCAGGCCCTGCTGGGCAAGGACCGGACGATCCGCCTCGCGCTCACCGCGATGCTGGCCGAGGGCCACCTGCTGCTCGAGGACGCGCCCGGCACGGGCAAGACGTCGCTCGCGAAGGCGCTGGCCGCGACGGTGCAGGGCACGCACCACCGCATCCAGTTCACGCCGGACCTCCTGCCGTCGGACGTCACGGGCGTGACGATCTACGACCAGGGCACGCACAAGTTCGAGTTCCACCAGGGGCCCGTGTTCGCGTCGGTGGTGCTCGCGGACGAGATCAACCGTGCCTCGCCGAAGACGCAGGCCGCGCTGCTCGAGGTCATGGAGGAGGGGCACGTCACGGTCGACGGCGTGACCCACTCGGTCGGCCGTCCGTTCATGGTCATCGCGACGCAGAACCCGATCGAGCAGGCGGGCACGTACCGCCTGCCGGAGGCGCAGCTCGACCGCTTCCTCATCAAGACGTCGCTCGGGTACCCGGACCGCGCGTCGACCATCGAGATCCTCGCGGGCGCGCGCGACCGCACCACCAACCTCGCGCCGCGCATCACGACCCAGGCGGTCGGCACGATGGCGGACCTCGCCCGCACGGTGCACATCGACGACGCGGTGCTCGACTACGTCGCCCGGCTCACCGAGGCGACCCGCGCCGACGCGCAGACCGCGCTCGGGGCGAGCGTCCGCGGCGGCCTCGCGCTCGTGCGCTGCGCCAAGGTGTGGGCCGCGGCCGCGGGCCGTGAGTACGTGCTGCCGGACGACGTGAAGGACCTCGCCCAGCCCGTGCTCACGCACCGGCTCGTGCTCGACACCGAGGCGGAGTTCGCGGGCGTGCGCGCGGACGACGTGCTCGAGCGCATCCTCGAGACGACGGCGCCGCCGGTCCTGCGAGCCGTGTGA
- a CDS encoding DUF58 domain-containing protein: protein MRISPLGWGTAVVAVLGLVVGRWLGWLEAAAVGAALTAVLVVSGLMVLGRSRFGVVLDLADRRVRVGERAVGRVEVRNAGRRRSLPARIELPVGTSVAELAVPGLAAGASHDELFAVPTSRRAVVVVGPVRSVRGDPFGLVRRAVRWTSPVELFVHPLTVGLTGSGSGVLRDLEGQSTRDLSDSDLSFHALRDYVAGDDRRYIHWRTTARRGALMVKQFEDTRRTQTVIALATDPRDYADDDEFELAVSVVASLAVHTIREQRDIAVLAGPGSLRVQTPPLLLDDCARLATADGGAGAALLGRRVARETPDVSVAILVTGSEVDDATLRLGARHVPTGTRTVVVRCRRGAEVAVRTQGTLSMATVGALSDLPRMLRRVVA, encoded by the coding sequence GTGCGCATCTCGCCCCTCGGCTGGGGGACGGCGGTCGTCGCCGTCCTCGGCCTCGTCGTGGGCCGGTGGCTCGGCTGGCTGGAGGCCGCCGCCGTGGGCGCCGCGCTCACGGCCGTGCTCGTCGTCTCCGGGCTCATGGTGCTGGGACGGTCGCGGTTCGGCGTCGTGCTGGACCTCGCGGACCGGCGCGTCCGCGTGGGGGAGCGGGCGGTCGGACGCGTCGAGGTGCGCAACGCCGGGCGGCGCCGGTCGCTGCCCGCGCGGATCGAGCTGCCCGTCGGGACGTCCGTCGCGGAGCTCGCGGTGCCGGGCCTCGCGGCGGGGGCGTCGCACGACGAGCTGTTCGCCGTCCCGACGTCGCGCCGCGCGGTCGTGGTCGTCGGGCCGGTCCGCTCGGTCCGCGGCGACCCGTTCGGGCTCGTCCGCCGCGCCGTCCGGTGGACGTCACCCGTGGAGCTGTTCGTCCACCCGCTGACGGTGGGTCTCACCGGGTCGGGCTCGGGCGTGCTGCGCGACCTCGAGGGGCAGTCGACGCGCGACCTGTCGGACTCCGACCTGTCCTTCCACGCGCTGCGGGACTACGTGGCGGGCGACGACCGCCGGTACATCCACTGGCGCACGACGGCGCGCCGGGGCGCGCTCATGGTCAAGCAGTTCGAGGACACGCGCCGGACGCAGACGGTGATCGCGCTCGCGACGGACCCGCGCGACTACGCGGACGACGACGAGTTCGAGCTCGCGGTGTCGGTCGTCGCGTCGCTCGCCGTCCACACGATCCGCGAGCAGCGGGACATCGCGGTGCTCGCCGGCCCGGGGTCGCTGCGCGTGCAGACGCCCCCGCTGCTGCTCGACGACTGCGCGCGGCTCGCGACGGCGGACGGCGGGGCGGGTGCCGCGCTGCTCGGGCGGCGGGTCGCGCGCGAGACGCCCGACGTGTCCGTGGCGATCCTGGTCACCGGGTCGGAGGTCGACGACGCGACGCTGCGGCTCGGTGCGCGGCACGTGCCCACGGGCACGCGCACCGTCGTGGTGCGCTGCCGCCGCGGCGCGGAGGTCGCTGTCCGCACGCAGGGCACGCTCAGCATGGCGACGGTGGGCGCGTTGTCGGACCTGCCCCGCATGCTGCGGCGGGTGGTCGCGTGA